Proteins from one Anastrepha obliqua isolate idAnaObli1 chromosome 2, idAnaObli1_1.0, whole genome shotgun sequence genomic window:
- the LOC129238359 gene encoding protein toll-like, which yields MLHKITSIYKNSKIAQGRPFSLLVTLFALTELYVRLEATNLPVSLPQICNNEECECNVYGFECQLRDKFGLVTVEVHMTDVDGPLVIQDLKITCVQEPFDINLLLSQISEIGLRTNTKFYLKKCLKLPLLFCQPNITYSGSVEFHPYIDVRADFFRHSKQLEKLTLPVKVQYVDDPLPGQLLHNLTSLKCLELIAWCSLVQLSWPVDLFHTLYNLEALSLEVVSMRTSLQGMVSTHFRDLRALKQLKLDSNYMKTLAADLFAALPELNRLSLKYNSLDELPQNLLRMQRKLVVLDLSNNKLKALPSGLFDNTPLLWNLALSNNRLSVPSNIIENLHSLSYLYRLDLDDNSFETIWGAGKYSNMSLFSRDNISDPQMVPHFERMAYDAADNKDRHPLNYVEIILRKNRISHFVFDWIAKSGIRCPYFIDLSQNAIRSVQAIVRPPATSCMNEVHLSDNPLACDCELSWIYNTNILVDGDYWTCATPSQLSGNGLQNMQRTDLCSWSPAWCPDKCVCTQHSSMLVVDCKRARLQSLVELPRPEQLSLKETMLYLEHNLFYQLPSNATFGYANVTRLYAAHNRLNVVLASHLPPNLSLLDVRSNHLEHLSAGFLLAYLNESATLTELYLSDNPWLCDCEAELLLYTVRAQRSRIPDVDELYCANLPNATLLNVTFTDICELPTGSFGFMVHLIAIFLVILVLLSLITLYYKYELEVKVWLHAHCFGLMCFSVDELDKDKTFDAFISYSHKEAHYVNRILVPGLEYGVPAFHICTHERNWLAGAYIPEQIVESVAQSRRTIIVLSQHFVESDWGRMEFKTAHQCAVNEGRARIIIIKYGEINNMAGLDSELEAYLKMNTYLESEDPRFWQKLRYAMPHRRGEGKKAGMLEVGERVYVTGQVELNQLKGL from the coding sequence ATGCTGCACAAAATtacaagtatttataaaaattcgaaaatagcGCAAGGCCGTCCTTTTTCTCTACTCGTAACACTCTTCGCATTGACCGAGCTGTACGTACGATTGGAGGCCACAAACTTGCCCGTATCGCTACCTCAAATCTGCAACAATGAAGAGTGTGAATGTAACGTTTACGGCTTCGAATGTCAATTGAGGGATAAATTCGGTTTGGTCACGGTTGAGGTCCATATGACGGATGTGGATGGGCCACTCGTTATACAGGATCTGAAGATTACTTGTGTGCAGGAGCCATTCGATATAAATCTGCTGTTAAGCCAAATATCGGAAATAGGTTTACGTACAAATAccaaattctatttaaaaaaatgtcttaagCTGCCCCTTTTGTTCTGTCAACCAAATATAACCTACAGCGGCAGCGTCGAATTCCATCCTTACATCGATGTGCGCGCAGATTTCTTTCGACATTCAAAGCAACTAGAGAAGTTGACGTTACCTGTAAAGGTGCAATATGTTGATGATCCATTGCCTGGGCAATTGCTGCATAATTTGACAAGCTTGAAGTGTTTGGAATTGATCGCCTGGTGCTCGCTTGTACAACTAAGTTGGCCCGTAGACCTCTTTCACACACTGTACAATTTGGAGGCACTGTCTTTGGAGGTGGTGTCGATGCGTACATCGCTCCAGGGCATGGTGAGCACACATTTTCGTGATTTGCGTGCATTAAAGCAACTTAAATTGGACTCGAACTACATGAAGACGCTAGCCGCAGATCTCTTCGCTGCACTGCCAGAATTGAATCGCTTGAGCTTAAAGTACAACAGCTTGGATGAATTGCCGCAAAATCTGCTGCGCATGCAACGCAAGTTGGTCGTGCTCGATTTGTCCAATAATAAGCTGAAAGCTTTGCCATCTGGCTTGTTCGACAACACACCGCTATTATGGAACCTGGCACTATCGAACAATCGACTCAGTGTGCCATCGAATATTATCGAAAATTTGCATTCGCTAAGCTATCTGTATAGACTTGATTTGGATGACAATAGTTTCGAGACCATTTGGGGTGCTGGCAAATACAGTAATATGTCACTTTTCTCACGCGATAACATTTCGGATCCACAAATGGTGCCGCACTTCGAGAGAATGGCTTACGACGCCGCGGACAATAAAGATAGGCATCCACTAAATTACGTAGAAATCATACTAAGAAAAAATAGAATCTCACATTTCGTCTTTGACTGGATTGCTAAGTCGGGTATCAGGTGCCCCTATTTCATCGATCTCTCACAAAATGCCATACGCAGTGTCCAAGCGATTGTGCGACCGCCCGCCACTAGTTGCATGAATGAAGTGCATTTGAGCGACAATCCGCTAGCATGCGACTGTGAATTATCTTGGATCTACAATACAAACATACTCGTGGACGGCGATTATTGGACTTGTGCGACGCCATCCCAATTGAGCGGAAATGGCTTACAAAACATGCAACGCACCGATCTTTGCAGCTGGTCACCGGCTTGGTGCCCCGATAAGTGCGTTTGTACACAGCATTCCAGCATGCTGGTCGTCGATTGCAAACGCGCCCGTTTGCAAAGTCTTGTCGAGTTGCCGCGTCCCGAACAGCTGTCGCTTAAGGAAACTATGCTCTATCTTGAGCACAACCTCTTCTATCAGTTGCCCTCGAATGCCACCTTTGGCTATGCGAATGTGACACGTCTGTACGCCGCACATAATCGCCTCAACGTTGTATTGGCCTCGCACTTGCCACCAAATCTCAGCTTGTTGGACGTGCGCTCTAATCATTTGGAGCATTTGAGTGCCGGTTTCCTGCTCGCCTATCTCAATGAGAGCGCAACACTAACCGAGTTATATCTCTCCGATAATCCTTGGTTGTGCGATTGCGAAGCTGAGCTACTGCTATACACAGTGCGCGCCCAACGCAGTCGCATTCCCGATGTTGACGAGCTATATTGCGCTAATTTGCCGAATGCAACACTTTTAAATGTGACATTCACGGACATTTGTGAGCTTCCTACCGGCAGCTTCGGTTTCATGGTGCATCTTATAGCCATTTTTCTCGTTATTCTAGTGCTACTCAGTCTCATTACGCTCTACTACAAATACGAATTGGAGGTGAAAGTCTGGTTACATGCCCACTGTTTCGGTCTGATGTGCTTCAGCGTGGACGAGCTGGACAAAGATAAAACTTTCGATGCCTTCATATCATATTCGCACAAGGAGGCGCACTACGTGAATCGCATACTGGTGCCGGGGCTTGAATACGGAGTTCCAGCGTTCCACATATGTACGCACGAACGGAATTGGCTTGCCGGCGCCTACATACCCGAACAGATTGTGGAGTCCGTGGCACAATCGCGTCGCACGATCATTGTGCTCTCACAACATTTTGTCGAATCGGACTGGGGACGCATGGAATTCAAAACGGCGCATCAGTGTGCCGTTAATGAGGGACGTGCGCGCATAATCATTATTAAATATGGCGAGATTAACAACATGGCGGGTCTTGATAGTGAGTTGGAGGCTTATTTGAAAATGAATACATATCTCGAGTCAGAAGATCCCAGATTTTGGCAAAAACTACGGTATGCGATGCCGCATAGAAGAGGTGAAGGCAAGAAGGCTGGCATGCTTGAGGTGGGCGAAAGAGTTTACGTTACTGGGCAGGTGGAGTTGAACCAATTGAAAGGATTGTAA
- the LOC129238033 gene encoding protein toll-like, whose translation MFHKLIQHRAIHQFFILLTFNAVVHSTVFSPNEQVLIKPKPNGPQSAFKTCYHGRCQCKKQLVNCYMSDTHGAVALDISWEFEQDFVKLTCEGAPKDLDLLLSPVTYDFVNDATYFKLTNCLQLPAMLRRQNVSFAGNVEFNTHLLKVPEDLFWHTSELIRLQLNITTDNVANSLPPQLFQNLTALNDLDITIVSTSAEVAVPAEIFQGLHALRRLSVYVYHAALGYYQISYTQHNLLSLRNLTSAHFRELGGLKSLLLDSNHLQTLSDTIFEPLHELNHLSLSLNELQQLPKNLFATQRKLVVLDLSMNALTNLPRGIFDNTPLLWKLLLSDNRFNVPTSIVENVQPLQYLYKLDLSNNKLTHIWGTGNYRNRTLLTRSQIKMPLEVDEFEAFVSSEEGAMNTKEINKTIVNLNHNSISHFNLDWVTAVDIACPYELNLIQNNIKHIYAARKPPSTSRKCARRLRVQHNPLHCDCTLAWIYGSNLFWRSDLWTCATPANLKNKQLNRLQRADLCAWAPAFCPDRCNCSYDTSVLVVNCTGARLEVISQLPRPAQFALTNTTLHIEHNNFYELPANTTFGYANVTHIYAAHNRLAAILSSHIPRNLTVLDVSNNRLTRLSDSFLLNSLNESETLKELYLADNPWLCDCESEQLLRTVKAQQARIPDVTQLRCANFANAPLLNVTFAEICTTPFLFTNLLGPLIGVFSTAVVLLSVIALFYKYKMEVKIWLFGHNMFLWCINELELDKEKTFDAFISYAHQDQKYVNEVLLPGLELGRAPFRICTHERNWLAGTYIPEQIIESVEQSRRTIIVLSQHFIESDWGRMEFRTAHQCALNEGRARIIIIKYGELTNMERWDNELQAYLKLNTYLEWNDSRFWTKLRYAMPHKYGEVRKSGMLEVGRNVYENNGLELNEM comes from the coding sequence atgttccacaaactAATTCAACACCGCGCGATTCATCAATTTTTCATACTTCTAACATTCAATGCGGTGGTTCACTCGACTGTATTTTCGCCGAATGAACAAGTGCTAATAAAGCCCAAACCAAATGGCCCGCAAAGTGCTTTCAAAACCTGCTACCATGGCAGATGTCAATGCAAAAAACAATTGGTGAATTGCTATATGAGCGATACCCACGGAGCGGTGGCGCTGGACATTTCGTGGGAATTTGAGCAGGATTTTGTTAAGCTTACATGCGAAGGTGCGCCAAAAGACCTCGATTTGCTTTTGAGTCCGGTGACCTATGACTTTGTAAATGATGCGACGTATTTTAAGCTGACGAATTGTTTGCAACTGCCGGCAATGCTGCGGCGCCAAAACGTATCGTTTGCCGGCAATGTGGAATTCAATACGCACTTGTTAAAGGTGCCTGAAGATCTATTTTGGCATACAAGTGAGCTGATAAGGCTACAACTTAACATTACAACTGACAATGTGGCAAATAGCTTGCCACCGCAGCTTTTTCAAAATCTAACAGCGCTAAACGATTTGGACATCACAATAGTCTCCACTTCAGCTGAAGTTGCAGTACCGGCGGAAATCTTTCAGGGTCTTCATGCTTTGCGTAGACTTTCAGTGTATGTGTATCATGCGGCATTGGGCTATTATCAAATTTCTTATACTCAGCACAATTTACTCAGCCTACGCAACTTAACAAGCGCACATTTTCGCGAGCTTGGTGGATTGAAAAGTCTTCTACTGGACTCCAATCATCTGCAAACACTGAGCGACACTATTTTCGAACCACTGCACGAATTGAATCACTTGAGCTTGAGCTTGAACGAATTGCAGCAGCTgcctaaaaatttgtttgcaacgCAACGCAAATTGGTCGTACTCGACTTGAGTATGAACGCTTTGACGAATTTGCCGCGTGGCATATTCGACAACACGCCGCTGCTTTGGAAACTGCTGCTCTCCGACAATCGCTTCAATGTGCCCACCAGCATTGTGGAAAATGTGCAGCCGTTGCAGTATCTATATAAATTGGACTTGAGCAACAACAAGCTGACGCACATTTGGGGCACTGGTAACTATCGCAATCGAACGCTACTGACGCGCAGTCAGATTAAGATGCCATTAGAAGTCGACGAATTTGAAGCATTTGTGAGCAGTGAGGAAGGCGCCATGAATACGAAGGAAATCAACAAGACAATCGTCAATTTGAACCATAATAGTATTTCGCACTTTAACTTAGACTGGGTTACCGCTGTCGATATAGCTTGTCCGTACGAACTCAatcttattcaaaataatataaaacacatCTATGCTGCCAGAAAGCCGCCCAGCACCAGCCGCAAGTGCGCGCGTAGACTCAGGGTGCAGCATAATCCTTTGCATTGTGACTGCACTTTAGCATGGATCTACGGCAGTAATTTGTTCTGGCGTTCGGATCTTTGGACTTGTGCAACGCCAgcgaatttgaaaaacaaacaactCAATCGGCTACAGCGCGCTGATCTCTGCGCTTGGGCTCCCGCCTTTTGTCCCGACCGTTGCAACTGTTCCTACGATACGTCAGTGCTTGTGGTTAACTGCACTGGCGCACGGCTTGAAGTCATCTCGCAACTACCGCGTCCTGCTCAATTCGCGCTCACCAATACAACCCTCCACATCGAACATAATAACTTCTATGAGCTGCCCGCGAATACGACCTTCGGCTATGCGAATGTGACGCACATTTATGCGGCACACAATCGGCTGGCCGCCATTCTGTCTTCGCACATACCGCGCAACCTGACAGTATTGGATGTGAGCAACAATCGTCTGACGCGTTTGAGCGATAGTTTCCTGCTAAACTCTCTCAACGAGAGCGAAACTCTAAAGGAGTTGTATCTAGCCGACAACCCTTGGTTGTGCGATTGTGAATCGGAACAACTCTTACGCACCGTAAAGGCACAACAAGCGCGCATACCTGACGTCACTCAATTGCGTTGCGCTAACTTTGCAAATGCGCCACTGCTAAATGTGACTTTCGCGGAAATTTGCACAACTCCCTTCCTATTTACTAACCTACTGGGACCGCTAATTGGCGTCTTTTCTACAGCAGTAGTGCTGCTCTCCGTCATCGCGCTCTTCTACAAGTACAAAATGGAGGTGAAAATTTGGCTTTTCGGTCACAATATGTTTCTGTGGTGTATCAACGAATTGGAATTGGACAAGGAGAAAACATTCGACGCTTTCATTTCGTATGCACATCAAGATCAAAAGTATGTGAATGAAGTACTGCTGCCGGGTCTAGAGCTGGGACGCGCGCCCTTTCGCATTTGCACACACGAACGTAACTGGTTGGCTGGCACTTACATACCCGAACAGATTATCGAGTCCGTTGAACAGTCGCGTCGCACGATCATTGTGCTCTCGCAGCATTTCATCGAATCGGATTGGGGTCGCATGGAGTTTCGTACGGCGCATCAATGTGCGCTGAATGAGGGGCGTGCGCGCATAATCATCATCAAATACGGCGAGTTAACGAATATGGAGCGTTGGGATAATGAATTGCAGGCCTACTTGAAGTTGAACACCTATCTGGAGTGGAACGATTCAAGGTTTTGGACTAAGCTACGCTATGCGATGCCGCATAAGTACGGTGAGGTTAGAAAATCAGGTATGCTGGAAGTGGGTAGAAATGTTTATGAGAATAATGGACTAGAgttaaatgaaatgtaa